The genomic DNA ATGATGCAGGCATGTTGCTACACTGTAATGCTACATCTGATGATTGTAGGCCTTAAACAGTATGAGACATCATCAGTTTTGCAtcagtagtaacagtaacaaCGTTATCATTTTTACTGTTTCACCTCATGTTAATTCATTGGCCCGTTTTATTATATTACTCATTTatagttttacatctttttaatcatttaattacaTTCAGTTGGCAATACAATgacttttatttgctttttgtttggtGTAAAATAAATCCAAAGTAGTAATAAATAAGCCTATAAAAGTTAGTATGTTTAAACTGCAGATTTGCTGCTGTACTATAAATACTAACTATTGTTTCTTAAGCCCTGTTTATTAGACACTAAAATAAAGGTTGGGTGATACATCTCTAACCTCAGCAGGTGAAGTTAAGGTCAGCTTTTAAAATTAAGCATCCTTTCCAGTTGACAGAAGATTAATGAGGATTACGCCCTGATCCATCCAGTTTTTCCACTGTTTTGTCTGTTTAGGAGGGCTGTCGGTACAATGTAATGCACGTGGCAGCCAAGGAGAACCAGGGGGGCATctcccagctgctgctggaCACCTTGGAGAACCCAGAGTTCATGCGCCTCATGTATCCAGATGACCAGGAAGTCATGCTGCAGAAACGGATCCGCTACATTGTAGATCTTTACCTCAACACTCCAGATAAGGCTGTGGGTCCTTTAACCAAACCAGATGAACCTGATTAGATTAGATTCTTTCACAAAGTGTAATGAGcagtgttttaatatttgatgttGCCTGTTTTCTCCCAGGGATTTGAAACACCACTCCACTTTGCCTGTAAGTTTGGGTGCCCAGAGGTGGTCAATGTCCTGTGCTCACATCCTGACATCGATAAGAACTGCAAGAACAGAGATGGCTACATGCCTTGTGATGTAAgggagtttttatttttaacttttagtaATGTGCACAACTCAGTAAGACCAGATTTAGCAAAGCCTGGGTTGTGCTGAACGCGCACATGTACATACGGGAGCTGTGCAGCAGCACTGCCAAACACTGAATGATATCATGGCAGTAGCAGCTGAGGGAGGGACTGTTTAGCTCACTCAGGTTGACCTTTTAACTtgctttttaaatcttttgtcAACAGTCACTCACACTGCACATTGAAGGCTAAATTTAGATGAGCAAATTCTTTCCCCAGCTAATCCAGCAACAGTTGTATGCTATCAGCTGTACATGTGTCACTAATTGTTCTTATTTATCTTTCTGCAGCTTATTTGTagcaggaaaaataaaacacaagaagtGAAACAGAAGATAAACGACTATTTGGAGGGTAAGGACACAACTTTAAACATTAAATCCtattttcctctgtttcttcagGCAAGTAATCTCTGCTTATAATAACTTCAAATTGTCTGTTGTCTTACAGATCGCTGCTATATTCCTTTGCTGAGAGCAACCGACAACAGCTCTCAGCCCATCATCGGTGCTACTTGGTCACCCGAGTCCTCAGACAGTTTCTCTTTCACCCAACGGCATACAAGAAGCCCGATGGATCCGGTGATGACTGTCACTGCCTTTGCTGGACcactgagcccctctaaagcaAGTTCTTTACCCAATTACCTGTCTGCATTTACTCAGCTCCACTGCATTAAAACCACAGTTACCACATGCATCTTTCACAACATTAAGTGACCAGAGAATGTAATCGTCCCCTACAGGCAGACGACTTTCGCCGCTCCTGGAAGACGCCGCCCAGAGGCCGAGCCGAGATGTTCCACCACATCCTCAAGTCTGATCCCGACCGTGGGGCAGAGAGAGTGGGCAGGTGAGAGATTCATAACCTTCTGCTCTTCCAAAATGAACCGGGGTGCTTTACAGAGATTGCAAAAATATTGTGCATGCATGAAGAGAATACACTAGATGAAATACTGTTGACACATGCAGACATGTCAGGCCATGTACTACACCCTGGGTTCATCCTTACACAGTCAGTACAAGGAGAACTGCAACAAAATTCATCTCAAAGAATGATAGAAATGTGTGAAGACATGGAAAGCATCCAATTAGTACTGGAAATTACTCAAAAGCAAATATTCGATATTAAGCAAATATCAAacttatattaaaaaatggTCCACTGCTGCTTTGACAGCATTTTAGTctcagacagaaagaaaatctATAAAATTGGAGTGAAATTGCATCATATTGCAATATTTCCACTTGTGGCACATTGGACCGCTCAGAATACATCTGGCTACTTTGGCTTATCACTACTAGAGCACCACTACACTCCACCTCCTTATAGAGGTGCTGAACAGACTGGTGACAATCAGATGGAGGCAGTTGTAGGTGacagtgaagaagaaatgaCAAATGCAAGCAAAATGCCACTGATGTCCATGCTGGAAACAGAGTGTGTAATGGCCCTCCGTAATAGTTTCTATGTGTCAACTGTGCTGTAGCTGAACTAGTGTTGTCAGCAACATGTAACTGTAGCCCTGctgtttatcattttaatgttaCAGTGATAAACAGTGTTTGTCGTCACTCGAGAGCCCCAAATACCTCATAAGGCTCTGAATACAGCAGTTAGTTATGAGCatgatgtgttgtgtttactgccACAGAAAAGGAATAAATCTTTGGGTATTTTGTACGacgttgtcttttttttgtctcttatcACTCTAACTAATGttaccagcagctctgtgagaggCACGAACTGAGGCTACAGTTATCAATGTTGTGATACTATAGAGCATCTCTTTTCTGTTAAACTAATTTATTGTTAATATATATTGTACATAatctttgtattgtattgtagatGATTTCTTTGTGATTTATGCATTGCAGGATCACTTTTATTATGATATACTGTTACTAGAAGAATATCATGATAGTATTGTGAGTTAATCTGTGATTCCCAGCAACTATGAAAACACCAGTtttttacagtagagtatagagatattgtttaattgtatgtgtAATAATCTAATTGCTAAGTTGTCTTTTCTCTACAGGGACCTGGCTCATGAGATGGGCCACCCATGGACTGAGTACTGGGACTTCCTTGACAGTTTTGTGGATATGTCATCGACTGAGGGGCTCCGCAAGCTGGAAGAGTATCTGAGCAAGAGGGACTTCAGCCAACGTGCTCACGAAGAGGCCGGGGAGAATGAGGCCAGCAACAGGTTTAAAACCCCCTCTCCAGGTACCCTCATCTGCTCTCTGTCAGGGAAGtcctgaaaaatataaaaaatataaagatcAGCCTCTGTGATTGAATCTGTAAATTGTAATCAGTGTAAAGGTCTCAGTTGTTGCCTCTTGTCAGATATGAAATAGAAGGATTTTGCAAAGCTGCATAATCTCCTGTGTCGTGGAAATTCTGTGTTCtttgtgaagaatgaaatagagacttccgtcggccgacaaggttttattttctttgcaaagaaaaggtcaatcaacaaGCAAGCAGTTTCAAAATGAAGAAAGACCCCGAGCATGGGGAAACttgaacatttatacctgagggaaaggcccacctctggggtgtgtttGCTGTGGGGTTAGCCTCTTACCTATGGTGTGATTCcacactcttttgtctttcgCAGGTATTGGCACTGACCCcctgaagtgtgaaattaagaggtctagacaacataatttaaaatacacaagggttTGAATGGGTGTCTTAGGTAGTAGAAATGCAAAGGAatttaaaagtctgatatcttggttagaaggtgggaggttgggtattttacaaaggagttgaaattaTCATTACACCTGCCATGAAGAATAATTTGATAAATTAATGATAAATCTGTTTTGGTCATTCATCATCTGTTTGCAGGCAAGCCCCAAAAGTTCTGCAACTCCATCTCTGTTGGTGCCTTCCTGGACGAGGGTGATGACATCAGCCTTGAGGAGATGAAGAACCGACAGAACGCAGCACTCACCAGCATCACCTCCTCTGCTGCATCTAAGGATGGCCTGAAGGGAGCGGTGGGCGGTCGCGAGTTCCACATCTTGCCCATGGCGCTGCACCACCGCGGGGCCGACCTGATCGAGACGGCAGCCGAGCAGGACCTGCTGTGCTGCTGCGACGACAGCCTGCTGTCACCCGGCGTCGCCTGCAAAAACGGGCTGTGCTCCTCCTCAAGAGATAGGACTCACAACGGAGACAAGGTGTCTCCCCGTACCTCCCCGTCCTCCTGCCTGCTGTCGCCCATCTCCAACCTCATGGTGGAGTTTGAGCGCATGTCACTGCAAGAGCCGTTGGACAGCCCcaccagctgcagagagaggaggagcagtggagggAGCCGGCACAGGGAGCTGAGGGACTCCTACAGCTCCTCCTCAGCTACAGACCTGAGCTCCGGGCTGAACCGCGTGTCTCTGGGTCACAGCAGCCAGGACGCTGAGGCCGTGGAGGGGCCAGGATGGagaacagagggaggagaggcgGAGGAGAGGCGCAGCAGCGGCAGCTCAGAGGAGTACTTTGAAGCAGAGGAGAGCCTGGAGATGTTGGGCAGGACTAGGGGGTTGGTATCAGGGGGACGCAACATCTGTGCAAGGTCCAAATCATGGGATCACGGGGGGAGGGACCTGAGCAGCTCAGGATCATCAGGGTCCTCTTATAAGTCCTTAGATAACTCCCACGAGTTCCTACCCAGGACCCCACCGCACATTAGAAAAGGACTTTTCATCGACGGGTGAGTCACACTAGTTTCTCTATAGAACGCATCATGGGATATTTGATGTTTCTATATATAAAGTGTGTCAGATATAACTTGTATTAAAAGATGTGTCAATATATTTAAACTGATACTGTAATAAGCAATAATTATTCTAGTCTAGACATTTGTACTACAAGGCCAGCTAACTCTAACTAGTATTGATCACTATTATTAGGGATCTGTAACAGGCAGCCAGTTACAAAAGGGTTCAGTGACTTATGATTTAAATGTCACTGCAGACACAAGCTCATGTCATCTTTCTTCCATGTTTTTACAGGGATTCACCAACCAAGTTGGACAGAGAGGTCATGTCAGCGTTAGAAGGCACAGATATCGATCCCCAAAAGTATCCCAGCATTCATAAGTGGAAGAGCACAATGAAGTCGTTCTCTACAACAGACATGCAGAGGTTAGTTTGCAAATTGTTGTTCTGCTGACTatactgtgtgtttatgctCAAAGTGAGGCTTTGGTGAAATCAGATTATCAGATTAAAGGCTAATCACTGTAATCAATATTTATTGTGTAGGGAAACACTTTAGTATCAGGGATCATTTGTTCAGAGAAATTCACCGCCTCACATATCAGTgactacatttacattaactGGCTTGTTAGATATCTTTCAACTATTCTCTCAAATATCAATATGCTAAAAAAATGAATAGCTTTGAGACTAAACTCTGTTTTTTTAGATTTCAGAGCTGTCCATTGAATATTAAGCTAAAGGAATGAGGCAATGTAATGTCTGAGGTTCATCCTCGAAACACCACACTGAAATTATGTTTGTGGTAAGACATCTGAAATAATAAACTAACAAGTCTAACAGGTGGATGATATTTCCTACTCAATATATGAATCGGTCACATACCTGTAACAAAAGAGAGGAGTTAACATGTTTATTACAGCAGAAATTCAACAGATATACGTGGTGCAGAGAAGACTATACAGCTTTTGCAGCAAAAACGTTTTGCAATTACAATCTGCAGACTTTTTATTGATTAGAAATTAGGTGAAATGCCAGTGGGTGTGGTGTTTTTATACCAGAGAAAAAATACGAGAAGAAACtattttgaaaagctttgaGCTCTTGAGTCCAGACTTTTTAAGAAGTGATGTCTAGTATGTGTAGCCAAAATCAACGGTGTCATCTCTAGTAAAAAATGGCTGTACAAAAAAATAGCTTCTTTAGAATGAGATGCAGAAAGAAGACATATCACCTTAGCTGCTGACAAGGCCACTGAAAGTTGTGCAGGTTGTTTTACTAAGAGATGGGACAATAAATCTGAAGATGTATGGATGTCAGCAGCCAGTGCAGTAAACCAGTCAGCACTCTGCAGATAGGTTGTGCTCATTTCAGTATTGGAAGCAAAGGAACAGTACTGACTGGTGTTCATGTGTATCTTCTAGCTGGACTAGCCCTGCGGTGGTAAAACCAAGACTCAGGATGCAGCCTCAGACTCCCGGCTCCCCGGTCAGCGGCCTGATGTCACCCACCGGACGCTTCAGTCCCGCCCGGCATGCCGCCTCACCAGACTTCAGCCCCAGCCGTTACAGCCCTGCCAATGCTAGCTACATCCAGCGCATCCGCCTCAAGCACTTGAACGAGCCTCCGATCTAACCACCACCTACTCCTTCCCCCATGCCTCCAACCACTGCGGCCATACCCTCTACGAGCTCTAAACccacccacctccacctccgcccccttcctttcttcccacTCCCAACCCAGCTGCACCAAGGTGACTACACCAGAGCTTAGAAACCACATACATAACAGAAATATGCACAAGTGTGTGGAAGATTTGTATTAATGATGTATGGTACTACTCCTATGTAATACAGGAATTCTCATCATGTTAGGTTGTAATGTACACTCAAGActctaaaaaaggaaaaaaaaagaaaacttgatgatgtatgtactgtatgggTGTGGACCGTGTTGAATTGACGGTAATGTTATTTGTGGCAAGTGGACGCACCTGTATCATAGCCTGAGTCAACTTTTTTGGATATCGTGAGTACAAGCCGCACTCCCCAGAATTAGTTcgtcactttaaaaaaaacaaaaaaacaaaaaaaaaaccttagtGTGGAATCCTCAAACCAGATTCTGTCACTGAAGATGTtcttaagaaaaaagaaaaaaaaagtaaaatgtcaatattttaaaaattattttttgtatgttgGTCAGTAGcacaaaaattaaatgtttttattaatggtGTTAAAACCGACTGCCATTTCCTATGTTTTCCTCAGTTCAGGAATTGCCTTAATTTTTCGAAGCGACTAGTTCCGTCAGTTCGGACACGCTCTCTAGCTCATACAATAAAATATCTGGAAATCCTCTGACTTACATTGGTCACAGGTGACGACGGCAAAACGCGGGTGGGAAAAACTGATGAGACTGAGATCTTccatgcttttcttttcttcaataAAAACGGATACATTTCCCATCTTTTCTCGGTGGTTCCTGGACACGTCTTGActtttcctttctgtcactGTCGGCGGCCTTAGACTGTGCAATTTTTTTtgcttatcttttttttcttttttgaaataTCTTTGAAACACAAGCATCTCCCACAGTgtgagaataaataataaaatacacaccCATCAGTAAAGTCATTTCAGTTTGTCTTGTCTGGGCTTAACTTGAAAAGCACCCAGACTGAGACCAACTTAAAGCTACATTAAGCGATTTTTTTTATCCAGGAGGTGGGCAGAAAGATTTCAAAACTTAACAGCTACAGAATTCTGATATATTAACTTACTCTTGCCTATAATGGCCAtctttatatgaaaaaaaaagctgccttATGCTTAGAGAACACAATTCGCGAAGAGCTGCATATAGTTGGGTGTTGATTCCCAGTGAGCTCAGCAGCACTCACAACCCCCTCACAAGTAATTCAAATGTGTTAAGTTCAAAGTGCTTAATATAGCTTTAATGTTATGAATCTCTTCAGTCAAATTGGCTAACCGTTAATTCATGTAAACACAGCAGGTTTTAGTCTAATGGtggaatgtgaatgtgtgaaatcCTGCTGTTTCCAAATGATTTGTAATTTAGAGTTAAATTCACTGCTGTATGAGGGCTTATCAGCTACGTCTAGGACTAAAGAgccattcattttaaatattcagaTTGCCACACTACTTCTAGGTTGAAAGAAACAATGTTCtgaatgtattatttttgtttgtgaacTAAACCTTTATCCGAGAGCACAAACTACTTCACTGAGAAGATTGTATTGTCATCCGTGTGCTCTCAGGTGACAGCGGATCTAATTCTGGTCTCTGAATGTTTATGAATGTGGAACTTTGCAAAAATGCACCtaaaaaacttaaaacatgCTTCTTGTGCTTTTAGCATTCTgtgctttattaaaaaaaaaaaaaaaacaactcatggTGAATTCTCTTTCTGTATGTCTAGACCTCATTTGCTTTCAActaatcaataaaacatcactCCTACTTTACTGGTGACGTGTatgtgcttttttcttttagtggTTGCAAAAACATCAAGAAAGTACATGAAAAACAGGCATgtcatgatttttattttatttatttcaactgCACTATACAACACAGTCCTCACTTCAGTGACACATTTAAAGCTAAGATCATTTTAAATCGCATTTACGACATCTatacaaatactttttttttttttggtttaaaaatcAGTAACTTGTGTAAAAATCCTCAGTTACATTCAGGAGGAGTTGCTATGCAGCTGTAATTCACTTCTGTTGGCATCCTATGGCACGGAAGTAAACacaacaacaccaccaccaccacggaGTCTCTCATTACATGATGATAGTTCAATTACAAAGAAATTCAAAGTAATTTTCAAGACACTTAAGGAGAAAACTGAGCTTTGACCCTGCAACTGACCCACTGGACATCTGACTGAGTCAAAGAAACCTACGGCGTGTCGGCCCATCAAGTCCGTGTTAGTTTGTCCGGGGGCATGAATCCGGCGTCGCCCAGAGTTCTGAGGGCCACCCTGCCGCTAGGGCGGATGGTGAGCCATGTGATGCTGCCGTTGTTCAAGCCCATACGTAACCAGCCCTCTGGAGGAAACTGCAGAGCCCTGAGAAaacaaatggaagaaaacagCAGCTAAGAATGAGCCACAGTAGTGCAGAAAAATAATTTGGTttacatgtatgtgacatggcCCATAAGTAGTCTAAAGGAGATTGTTAACTAGCTCAGCTTAGTCTAAAgactgcacacacagagagagagagagagagagagaggctggacTATTTATTACAGGATTCTATTAAAAATCACAATGACACAAGCAAAGCACATATTCAATCCAAAAAAATCTCACAGGAATCtattatgaagtctgaacaacAGTTAACACGACAAAGAAGCTGATAACTTAGCAACGGGGCAAAGCTCTGGCCTCGGCTGAGCCGCGACCAACCAGTCCGCCGGCGGCACAAACCTGCACACAAAATAACGGATGACATTGGCATGACAGACGATGATCTCATAGCTGTCCTCCTTCTGCTTAGGGTCAGCGCGGTGGATGTAGCGACGGAAGGCTGCCTCAATGCGCGCTCCATCTTCATGGTACTGCTGGAGGACGGTAGAGAGGTTGAAAGCCACCTTTGTCAGATGAAAAGGGTTCTGTCTGAACCCCTCAGTCAGTACACAGTCAATACATGAGGCTGCAGTGCAATGTAGGGAATGTATGTAGAGTTTTGCTCCAAAATGATGCCGACTGATACTGTAGCTGTCGAGTGTTTTTGCTTTAGGAATTCAATTTTAACAATGGCAAAATATTTATATCTAACAGACTGATCTTCAGCTGCCatccttctttaaaaaaactttgGCATTTTAGAACTAAACTCTTCCTGTGCTCCATTCCTGTTGCATTGCACTGATGTATTGGCAGATCTCGGTTTGGAGCCTTAACAAGCACTCGACAGGACATTTTGCACAGACACGTGGGCAGCAGAAAGCTACCTAATCGAATACAAGGATttgcaaaaaatataaaaagatcaGTCCCCCACAGCCCGCTCTGGACATAGGGCAGCTTCTCTCACCACAGCGTCTGGCTTCCAGTGAGTGACGGGTGGGACCGGCTCGATAGGTGCGCCCTCTCTTAGCAAATCACAGCTCACCAGATCCACTCCTGGACCCGTATGACATTCAGAGGGAGAATAAAAGTTAATgatctgtatttgtatttctgcaCCAGTTTTATTGTTCTGTAAAGAATCTAGGCCACGAAACAGGAAATGGTAACAAGACACAACAAAGACGAACAGGATATGAATAGTAACTATCAGCATTAACAGTGTCAAGTCAAACTAaatgaatagaagcattaaaatGTCTACTTCAACAATATCTTGACAAAATAAGGGGATGTTTTCTACTTTAAATATCTGTAATCAATCATTTATCTTTTATCTGACCCAACAGTGATTGGTACAATAAACATGTAATGAACTTTCCAAACctggaggcaaaaaaaaaaaaaaaaagcagcctgAGTGTGAAAAGCAGTGTGGCATCTATCCACTACCTGGTAGGTGTTTGCTGATGATATTTGCCGTCTCCTTGGCTCTGGCCATGCTTGAGTGGATCAGAATGTCATACTTAAGTCCCAACGCTGCCAACCGCTGGCCCGTAAACTCAGCCTGCTCAcgacctggagagagagaggacgagaCAGCCGTCGTTACATCGATTACAACTGATAACTCAATGTCTAAAAACACCTGCTCTACAAGGTGCAACTGAGCAAAGCCAAGAGAATCATACTGATACTGAAGTGGAAAATGTGTTCCTGGGTCAAAGCTCCAGGTGCGATAATGAGCAGACATTAAAGAGGCCGATCTGAAACCAGACCTAATGGTGTGAGGATCCTCTCTTTGTCGCTGCTCCCGCTCAGGTTGTACTGGGAGTGTCTGATGAGGAGGATGTTGCGTGTGGCTTTAGGTTTGCCGTTGTCCTGCTCTGAGCTGGGGTCCTCAGATGcactctctttcttcttcccatTGGTCAGTGCAGATGGGTCTCTCCTGAAAAGAGTTAAGACGACAGTGATCTTGGGATTAGAAAGAAGCTTTAGTCTCTCATGGTTAAATTGGAAAACTGGGTTAACATAACTATAATTTAGATGGTCAGTAAGATATATTGAGAAACTTCCATTTATCTTGTTCAAGGACTGTTAGGAAAGTAATATCAGACTAATATCAGGCTCCTTAAGACTCACTCTAAGATTCAGCATACATCGAAAATGTCAAGTATAGCTTTGGTCATTCAGCAAGAGCTAAAATTCAATAAGAGCAGGATCCTCATAGTGTCACCTCAGTGGCATCCTGCTGGAAGTTCAAAGACAAGTCAACCAAATTTCCtgggtctttttttaaaaatcaggacAGGTCTATTTTAGGATGGCTGTTTCGTAACCACATtcaaattttattttcattcattttatgtcCTTACTTCCATCCAGGAGGTTATGattgtgccctttttttttttatgaaaaaggcacccaaaaaaaaaactaatcacATTACTaatccttcctttttcctatTACAAGAGTGACATTGTGTTATGTAAAAGGAATCTTATgtaaacaaaacttttttttttgacatccaagcagcaccagcagcaaaGTGACATAGTTAAGTGGTGTAAGtattcaaatgtaataatatgGTGCACTTTAATATCCTACTGATTAAGATGCATGCTTTCTTATCACAACATCAGATGTGAATCTGACAgacttttgttgcatgtcacccccatctctttctctctatgtctTTCTGTCATATCTACACTGTCCCTGTAACACTGCAATAATGAAACAGATGGTTTGTTGTTCATTATTGTAGCCGACAGTATGAAATTACAAcagaagtcattattagtagaGAGTGAGGCAGCTAGTGTCTGACACTGACACCAGTGGAGTAAATGAAAGATATATTCTGAACACTCTTTCAGAGGGTGTGACACTTTATGCTTTTATGATAGAGACAGTGTAAATATGAATAGAAAAAActaagggagagagaaagattcAAAGTGGTTATGAGCCATCTGTCTAACCAGTAGGCCACCAGAGCATGC from Scomber japonicus isolate fScoJap1 chromosome 9, fScoJap1.pri, whole genome shotgun sequence includes the following:
- the pgam5 gene encoding serine/threonine-protein phosphatase PGAM5, mitochondrial isoform X3, with amino-acid sequence MSYRKTFKLISGFAGGSALLVFAAAAADSRGYFGEQRGETTSRWPKFTVLQAAQPAWTSANHTPAPTGHAWDFNWDKRDPSALTNGKKKESASEDPSSEQDNGKPKATRNILLIRHSQYNLSGSSDKERILTPLGREQAEFTGQRLAALGLKYDILIHSSMARAKETANIISKHLPGVDLVSCDLLREGAPIEPVPPVTHWKPDAVQYHEDGARIEAAFRRYIHRADPKQKEDSYEIIVCHANVIRYFVCRALQFPPEGWLRMGLNNGSITWLTIRPSGRVALRTLGDAGFMPPDKLTRT
- the ankle2 gene encoding ankyrin repeat and LEM domain-containing protein 2 — protein: MEAVLSRLRGLSADELREEFARADLKCGPITATTRATFERKLARVLAGPESSATETDSSSSTGVSASVASIAEHAKPVSCATSAVATTAASTSRPPEAASDEIDFGYGVGLNPPEEEEISVKTSSNVSAVGSNSQSKTETPSKAAQVSPTLYYGVCPQWEDVLARTEKAHVYTDKKDALQAVKMMKGARFKPFSNREDAEKFAKGICDYFLSPNKSAPCVSPVKPGLVISKDNMEVDTINRERANSFKSPRTQDLTAKLRKAVEKGDEGAFSDLVWSNPRYLIGSGDNPTIVQEGCRYNVMHVAAKENQGGISQLLLDTLENPEFMRLMYPDDQEVMLQKRIRYIVDLYLNTPDKAGFETPLHFACKFGCPEVVNVLCSHPDIDKNCKNRDGYMPCDLICSRKNKTQEVKQKINDYLEDRCYIPLLRATDNSSQPIIGATWSPESSDSFSFTQRHTRSPMDPVMTVTAFAGPLSPSKANDFRRSWKTPPRGRAEMFHHILKSDPDRGAERVGRDLAHEMGHPWTEYWDFLDSFVDMSSTEGLRKLEEYLSKRDFSQRAHEEAGENEASNRFKTPSPGKPQKFCNSISVGAFLDEGDDISLEEMKNRQNAALTSITSSAASKDGLKGAVGGREFHILPMALHHRGADLIETAAEQDLLCCCDDSLLSPGVACKNGLCSSSRDRTHNGDKVSPRTSPSSCLLSPISNLMVEFERMSLQEPLDSPTSCRERRSSGGSRHRELRDSYSSSSATDLSSGLNRVSLGHSSQDAEAVEGPGWRTEGGEAEERRSSGSSEEYFEAEESLEMLGRTRGLVSGGRNICARSKSWDHGGRDLSSSGSSGSSYKSLDNSHEFLPRTPPHIRKGLFIDGDSPTKLDREVMSALEGTDIDPQKYPSIHKWKSTMKSFSTTDMQSWTSPAVVKPRLRMQPQTPGSPVSGLMSPTGRFSPARHAASPDFSPSRYSPANASYIQRIRLKHLNEPPI
- the pgam5 gene encoding serine/threonine-protein phosphatase PGAM5, mitochondrial isoform X4, which translates into the protein MSYRKTFKLISGFAGGSALLVFAAAAADSRGYFGEQRGETTSRWPKFTVLQAAQPAWTSANHTPAPTGHAWDFNWDKRDPSALTNGKKKESASEDPSSEQDNGKPKATRNILLIRHSQYNLSGSSDKERILTPLGREQAEFTGQRLAALGLKYDILIHSSMARAKETANIISKHLPGVDLVSCDLLREGAPIEPVPPVTHWKPDAVYHEDGARIEAAFRRYIHRADPKQKEDSYEIIVCHANVIRYFVCRALQFPPEGWLRMGLNNGSITWLTIRPSGRVALRTLGDAGFMPPDKLTRT
- the pgam5 gene encoding serine/threonine-protein phosphatase PGAM5, mitochondrial isoform X2; protein product: MSYRKTFKLISGFAGGSALLVFAAAAADSRGYFGEQRGETTSRWPKFTVLQAAQPAWTSANHTPAPTGHAWDFNWDKRDPSALTNGKKKESASEDPSSEQDNGKPKATRNILLIRHSQYNLSGSSDKERILTPLGREQAEFTGQRLAALGLKYDILIHSSMARAKETANIISKHLPGPGVDLVSCDLLREGAPIEPVPPVTHWKPDAVYHEDGARIEAAFRRYIHRADPKQKEDSYEIIVCHANVIRYFVCRALQFPPEGWLRMGLNNGSITWLTIRPSGRVALRTLGDAGFMPPDKLTRT
- the pgam5 gene encoding serine/threonine-protein phosphatase PGAM5, mitochondrial isoform X1, giving the protein MSYRKTFKLISGFAGGSALLVFAAAAADSRGYFGEQRGETTSRWPKFTVLQAAQPAWTSANHTPAPTGHAWDFNWDKRDPSALTNGKKKESASEDPSSEQDNGKPKATRNILLIRHSQYNLSGSSDKERILTPLGREQAEFTGQRLAALGLKYDILIHSSMARAKETANIISKHLPGPGVDLVSCDLLREGAPIEPVPPVTHWKPDAVQYHEDGARIEAAFRRYIHRADPKQKEDSYEIIVCHANVIRYFVCRALQFPPEGWLRMGLNNGSITWLTIRPSGRVALRTLGDAGFMPPDKLTRT